Below is a window of Bordetella genomosp. 9 DNA.
CCGCGCCGGGCGCGCGTCCTTCGATATAGCCATCCACGCCCAGGCTGGCATACAGCGCTTCGATGCCTCCCGGACGCTCCCACGCCGCCAGCAGGTCCGGCAACGAGGGGCGGCTGGACAGCCTGTAGCGATAGCGCGCATCCAGGAAATGCGCGAATTGGGAATACTCGAAGTGCCCGCCGTGCGGCTTCAGCGTCACGCGTTCGCCGTTGTCGGCGCGGCGTCCTGTCCACGACGCCGCGCGCAGGAAACGGCCCAGCGAAGGATGGCCGTCCAGGTAGACGCTGGCCGCCGACTTGTATTCATCGTCGCCCTCGTCCAGCGCCAGCGGCAGCCCACGGCTGACCGTATCGGGCGCGAACATCCAGCGGAAGTAATCGCCCAGATCGGCGAAGGGCCGTTCCGGCGGCTGCTGCAGCCGGTGGTCGCCGGCGAACCGCGCATGGCGGAACATCCGGTCCCACAGCAGCATGCGGTTTTCCTTCAGGCCGGTCACCCGGCCGTCCTGCAAGGGACTATTGGCGAACAGCGCGACGAAGGCCGGCGCCAGCGCCACGATGACGTTCAGCGCGCGCGCGGCGCTGGCCACCGGCACGGCGGTGCAAGGCCCGTTCTGCGCCTTGGCGTCGATACCGACCCGATGCAGCCAGCCGCGGTGGCCCACGAGTTCGGCGTAGATGGGACGCGGCACGCGCATGCGCAGGTAGTGGTCCGTATCGAGCGCGGCGGCCGGATGTTCGGCGACGTTCAGCACCGCGGCATCCTCGGCGGCCAGCGCGGCGCTGACGTCCGCCAGTTCCGCGCGGACCGCCGCGGCCAGCCGGTCCAGGCCGCCGGGGCCGCCCGCCACCGGCGCGAATGCCGTTTCCAGCAGGTTGTAGCCGTTGTCGTAACCGCTTTCGCCCAACGGCCCGGCGGCGGCGATGGCCCGATCGCCCACCATGGTAAGGCGGATGTCCTCGCCACGCCCCCGCTTGATGGCGGCCAGCGCGAGGGGATAGCGCTCGGCCGCATGGCTGGCGCCGCTGCCGCGGCGAACCACCACCATTTCCATCTCCAGGCCGAGCCTGGCGCCCGCCGGTTCGCGCATACCCCGCTCCCTGCCCCGACATCATCGAAGACCCGTCTCGCCAACAGACGGGGTTTTACTGATAATACGAGCTGAGCAGCCTGTCCAAAACCTGAATAAACACGGGCGCG
It encodes the following:
- a CDS encoding glutamate-cysteine ligase family protein; the encoded protein is MREPAGARLGLEMEMVVVRRGSGASHAAERYPLALAAIKRGRGEDIRLTMVGDRAIAAAGPLGESGYDNGYNLLETAFAPVAGGPGGLDRLAAAVRAELADVSAALAAEDAAVLNVAEHPAAALDTDHYLRMRVPRPIYAELVGHRGWLHRVGIDAKAQNGPCTAVPVASAARALNVIVALAPAFVALFANSPLQDGRVTGLKENRMLLWDRMFRHARFAGDHRLQQPPERPFADLGDYFRWMFAPDTVSRGLPLALDEGDDEYKSAASVYLDGHPSLGRFLRAASWTGRRADNGERVTLKPHGGHFEYSQFAHFLDARYRYRLSSRPSLPDLLAAWERPGGIEALYASLGVDGYIEGRAPGAVFPDRQLCDEAGAEVAGRAPMAASALQLGLLRNLDAAEDLVRDWGWLDLRGMRTTAIRSALDDERVRALAGDVVAVAGQGLPPAERHWLAYADHVLASGRTGADRLLALWTRTPGGVAEKLRAVYAWRALRVPGA